A single genomic interval of Anaerobacillus sp. CMMVII harbors:
- a CDS encoding response regulator transcription factor — MKDHEFRPKPLLTKREKEVFELLVQDKTTKEIAQQLFISEKTVRNHISNTMQKLGVKGRSQAVIELVRLGYLKI; from the coding sequence TTGAAAGACCATGAATTCCGTCCTAAACCACTACTCACAAAACGTGAGAAAGAAGTATTTGAACTACTAGTTCAAGATAAGACTACAAAAGAAATTGCACAGCAGCTATTTATAAGTGAGAAAACTGTTCGTAATCACATCTCTAACACAATGCAGAAGCTTGGAGTAAAGGGGCGCTCTCAAGCAGTCATTGAATTGGTGCGGTTAGGATATTTAAAGATTTAG
- a CDS encoding YslB family protein, with the protein MIFGQKKTTTIDETEHQIPLFGYNLIREDVLPELLGKEHNIILYWAGKSLARKYPLNDITEIIAFFHRAGWGELTLTKEKKSELLFELTSNFFENKKNIVRPLEAGFLAAQIENITGFITETNEEPKNGSIKKVVFHVKWDSHDRISV; encoded by the coding sequence ATGATCTTTGGTCAAAAAAAGACAACTACCATAGATGAAACAGAGCATCAAATACCGCTGTTTGGCTATAACCTAATCCGAGAGGATGTTTTACCGGAACTGTTAGGAAAAGAGCATAATATTATTTTGTATTGGGCGGGTAAATCATTAGCTAGAAAGTATCCACTAAATGATATAACTGAAATTATCGCTTTTTTTCATCGAGCAGGTTGGGGAGAACTTACACTAACCAAAGAAAAGAAATCAGAATTACTTTTTGAGCTTACATCGAACTTTTTTGAAAACAAAAAAAATATCGTTCGACCACTAGAAGCTGGATTTTTGGCAGCTCAAATTGAAAATATAACTGGATTTATAACTGAAACGAATGAGGAACCCAAAAATGGTTCTATAAAAAAAGTAGTCTTTCACGTCAAATGGGACAGTCATGATCGAATTAGCGTATAA
- a CDS encoding phosphocarrier protein HPr, whose product MPEKVYTITADTGIHARPATHLVHKASQFQAEITLTYKSKTVNLKSIMGVMSLGVGKGAEVTIIAEGSDAEEAISAIDALIKSELGQ is encoded by the coding sequence ATGCCAGAAAAAGTTTATACAATCACAGCAGATACTGGAATACATGCAAGACCAGCGACTCATTTAGTACATAAGGCAAGTCAGTTCCAAGCTGAAATTACATTAACATACAAAAGTAAAACCGTTAATTTAAAATCAATTATGGGGGTCATGTCATTAGGAGTAGGTAAAGGAGCGGAAGTAACGATTATAGCAGAAGGTTCAGATGCTGAAGAAGCAATTTCTGCCATTGATGCGCTTATTAAAAGTGAATTGGGCCAGTAA
- a CDS encoding short-chain fatty acid transporter: MNRITSFTNKIMQRYLPDPFLFVIILTLVVFGLGVVLTNSSPKDMVVFWGDGFWNLLAFAMQMVLILVTGYVLASSPLFKKLLYNLAKLAKTPGSAIILVTIVSLFASWINWGFGLVIGALFAKELARQVAKVDYRLLIASAYSGFIVWHGGLAGSVPLTIATPGHFSEDLIGIIPTSDTIFSSFNLFIVAVLFITLPILNRLMMNNKDAVYVDKKLLEDNEDVSQNEQAEVVTPATRLENSMILSFVTGTLGIAYIIYFVSQNGFSLNLNIVNFIFLFLGILFHKTPRNFLNSVSNAVRNAGGIIIQFPFYAGIMGMMVASGLAGLMSEWFVSISTVTTFPFFTFISAGIVNFFVPSGGGQWAVQAPIMLAAGNDLGVSAAKTAMAVAWGDAWTNMIQPFWALPALAIAGLKAKDIMGFCIIVLFVSGIIISLGFLLF, encoded by the coding sequence ATGAATAGGATAACATCATTTACAAACAAGATTATGCAGCGGTATTTACCAGATCCATTTCTCTTTGTAATCATATTAACCCTCGTCGTTTTTGGATTAGGTGTAGTACTGACGAATAGCTCACCTAAAGACATGGTTGTTTTTTGGGGTGATGGCTTTTGGAACTTACTAGCATTTGCGATGCAAATGGTATTAATTTTAGTAACCGGGTACGTCTTAGCTAGCAGCCCTCTTTTTAAAAAATTATTATATAATTTAGCGAAGTTAGCTAAGACACCGGGTTCAGCTATTATTCTAGTTACTATAGTAAGCTTGTTCGCTAGCTGGATAAATTGGGGATTTGGATTAGTAATCGGTGCCCTTTTTGCCAAAGAATTAGCAAGGCAAGTAGCAAAAGTGGATTATCGCTTATTAATTGCAAGCGCATATTCGGGTTTTATTGTTTGGCATGGAGGATTAGCAGGCTCTGTTCCGCTGACCATTGCCACCCCTGGTCACTTTTCCGAGGATCTTATCGGGATTATACCAACAAGTGATACAATCTTCTCTTCATTTAATTTATTTATCGTTGCAGTTTTATTTATAACATTACCAATATTAAATCGGTTAATGATGAACAATAAAGACGCTGTTTACGTAGATAAAAAATTGCTAGAAGATAACGAGGACGTAAGTCAAAATGAACAAGCAGAGGTTGTGACACCAGCGACGAGATTAGAAAATAGTATGATTTTATCATTCGTAACTGGTACCTTAGGGATAGCTTATATCATTTATTTTGTGTCACAAAATGGATTTAGCCTAAATTTAAATATAGTCAATTTTATATTCTTGTTTTTAGGGATATTATTTCATAAAACACCACGTAACTTCTTAAATTCAGTTTCAAATGCAGTTAGAAATGCCGGCGGTATTATTATTCAATTTCCATTTTATGCAGGAATTATGGGGATGATGGTTGCTTCAGGACTTGCTGGTTTGATGTCGGAGTGGTTTGTATCTATATCAACAGTGACTACTTTCCCGTTTTTCACATTTATTAGTGCTGGAATAGTTAACTTTTTTGTTCCTTCGGGTGGAGGGCAATGGGCTGTACAGGCGCCAATTATGTTAGCTGCGGGGAACGATCTAGGTGTATCTGCTGCTAAAACAGCAATGGCAGTTGCATGGGGAGATGCTTGGACAAATATGATCCAACCTTTCTGGGCACTACCAGCCTTAGCCATTGCGGGATTAAAAGCAAAGGACATTATGGGTTTTTGTATTATTGTTTTGTTTGTAAGTGGGATTATCATAAGTTTAGGGTTCCTATTGTTTTAA
- a CDS encoding aspartate kinase has protein sequence MGLVVQKFGGTSVGSVERIKHVASRVIETVEKGHQVVVVVSAMGKSTDELVSLANGITEKPSKREMDMLLSTGEQVTIALLSMALQERGYEAISLTGWQAGIVTEDCHSNARITRFEEAKISKHLEEGKIVIVAGFQGFSEVGEITTLGRGGSDTTAVALAAGLKADRCDIFTDVTGVFTTDPRVVKTARKLSSISYDEMLELANLGAGVLHPRAVEFAKNYQVKLTVRSSMVEEEGTIIEEEVSVEENLVVRGLAFESNVTKISVCGMPNDISGLSNLFTTLATNNINVDIIIQNAIAASENSNISFSILSEKLTETLDVLEQNRDQLRFEEILHETGLAKVSIVGSGMISNPGVAGQMFKVLSDKGILIKMVSTSEIKVSTVVDQVNMVKAVEALHEAFQLDNVKVATA, from the coding sequence ATGGGTTTAGTTGTCCAAAAGTTTGGTGGAACGTCAGTTGGTAGTGTTGAACGAATTAAACATGTTGCAAGTAGGGTAATTGAAACAGTAGAAAAAGGTCACCAAGTTGTAGTTGTTGTTTCAGCAATGGGGAAATCTACGGATGAATTAGTCAGTTTAGCTAATGGCATTACTGAAAAGCCAAGTAAACGTGAAATGGACATGCTATTAAGCACTGGAGAACAAGTGACAATTGCTTTATTATCAATGGCATTACAGGAGAGAGGCTATGAAGCTATATCATTAACAGGGTGGCAAGCGGGGATCGTAACTGAGGATTGTCACAGTAATGCAAGGATTACAAGATTTGAGGAAGCGAAAATCAGTAAACATCTGGAGGAAGGTAAAATTGTTATTGTGGCAGGCTTTCAGGGGTTTAGTGAAGTTGGCGAAATTACGACTTTAGGTAGAGGTGGTTCAGATACCACAGCTGTTGCATTAGCTGCTGGCTTAAAAGCAGATCGTTGTGACATTTTTACTGACGTAACAGGTGTTTTTACAACGGACCCACGGGTTGTAAAAACTGCGAGGAAGCTAAGCTCAATCTCTTATGATGAGATGCTCGAATTGGCGAATCTTGGGGCTGGTGTATTGCATCCCCGTGCAGTAGAGTTTGCAAAAAATTATCAAGTAAAATTGACTGTTCGATCTAGTATGGTTGAAGAAGAAGGAACAATTATTGAGGAGGAAGTATCTGTGGAAGAAAATTTAGTGGTAAGAGGCTTAGCTTTTGAAAGCAATGTAACGAAAATATCTGTTTGTGGCATGCCAAATGATATTTCAGGATTATCAAATCTTTTTACGACACTAGCGACGAATAATATAAATGTTGATATTATTATTCAAAACGCTATAGCTGCTAGTGAAAATTCAAATATTTCCTTTTCAATTCTCTCTGAAAAATTAACAGAAACTTTAGATGTACTTGAACAAAACCGTGATCAACTGCGATTTGAGGAAATTCTTCATGAAACAGGTTTAGCAAAAGTATCGATTGTTGGCTCAGGAATGATTTCTAATCCTGGTGTTGCAGGACAAATGTTTAAAGTGCTCTCTGACAAGGGTATTTTAATTAAAATGGTTAGTACGTCAGAGATCAAAGTATCTACAGTTGTTGATCAAGTGAATATGGTCAAGGCCGTTGAAGCCTTACATGAAGCATTTCAATTAGATAATGTAAAAGTTGCAACTGCTTAA
- a CDS encoding TrkH family potassium uptake protein, translated as MNLSKGKFLTPFRIIIMSYVVAMFLFSFLLYLPISSLPGVSVTYSEALFTSVSAVSVTGLTVVNVSETYSFIGIIFLAIAIQLGGIGIMTLGTFVWMIFGRKIILSQRMLIMVDQNQNTFSGLVNLMRGILVVALAIELLGAIILGTYFLNHFDTAKEAYYQGAFAALSAFTNAGFDVTGQSLIPFADDYFVQLVTILLIFAGAIGFPVLMELKQYFSKDHPNFKFSLFTKITTSTYFIVFLVGFISIWILEAGHYYSGLEWHQQLFYSLFNSATARSGGLSIMDVSELSLATLLLISGLMIIGASPSSVGGGIRTTTLAVLFLTIRSFALGKSDVKVFGREIHQEDRQKSFIVLSVFIVMLFTAIILIAAFENSGEIALMAIIFEASSAFGTCGLSMGITPNLSLPSQMVLMVLMFIGRVGLVAFLFSVRKKETKSYYKYPTERIIIG; from the coding sequence ATGAATTTATCAAAGGGGAAGTTTCTAACCCCGTTTCGAATTATTATCATGTCTTATGTTGTTGCGATGTTTTTATTTAGCTTTTTATTATATTTACCGATTTCAAGCTTACCTGGTGTTAGTGTTACTTATTCAGAGGCGTTATTTACTTCAGTAAGTGCTGTTAGTGTAACTGGACTTACCGTTGTAAATGTTTCCGAAACGTATAGCTTTATAGGAATTATCTTTTTAGCTATAGCGATTCAGCTAGGTGGAATAGGTATTATGACCCTAGGTACATTTGTATGGATGATTTTTGGTAGAAAGATTATCTTGTCACAACGAATGCTTATCATGGTAGACCAAAATCAGAATACTTTCTCAGGGTTAGTAAATTTAATGCGAGGAATTTTAGTTGTTGCTTTGGCAATTGAACTACTTGGTGCCATTATTTTAGGAACCTATTTCTTGAACCACTTTGATACAGCCAAGGAAGCTTATTATCAAGGGGCTTTTGCCGCATTAAGTGCTTTTACAAACGCTGGCTTTGACGTCACTGGACAATCATTAATTCCGTTTGCAGATGACTATTTTGTCCAACTTGTAACCATATTACTTATTTTTGCGGGGGCTATTGGTTTTCCAGTCTTAATGGAATTAAAGCAATATTTTTCAAAAGATCATCCTAACTTTAAGTTTAGTTTATTTACAAAAATTACAACCTCTACGTATTTTATTGTCTTTTTGGTTGGTTTTATCTCAATTTGGATTTTGGAGGCAGGTCATTATTATTCTGGGCTTGAATGGCATCAACAACTCTTCTACTCACTTTTCAACTCAGCTACCGCAAGAAGTGGTGGTTTATCAATCATGGACGTTTCGGAACTGAGCTTGGCTACTTTGCTGCTCATATCTGGGCTGATGATTATAGGCGCTAGCCCATCGAGTGTAGGTGGTGGAATACGAACAACGACACTTGCTGTTCTGTTTTTAACGATTCGAAGTTTTGCTTTGGGTAAGAGTGATGTGAAAGTTTTTGGACGAGAAATTCATCAAGAAGATCGTCAAAAATCATTTATCGTTTTATCGGTCTTTATCGTCATGTTATTTACGGCAATCATTTTAATAGCTGCTTTTGAAAATAGTGGAGAAATTGCTCTAATGGCTATTATCTTTGAAGCAAGTTCCGCATTCGGAACTTGTGGTCTTTCGATGGGAATAACGCCCAATTTAAGTTTACCTAGTCAAATGGTGTTAATGGTGTTAATGTTTATCGGTCGTGTTGGCCTTGTAGCATTCCTATTCTCGGTCCGTAAAAAGGAAACAAAAAGTTATTATAAATATCCAACAGAACGAATTATTATTGGTTAG
- the sdhA gene encoding succinate dehydrogenase flavoprotein subunit → MSKGKIVIVGGGLAGLMATIKAAEAGVQVDLFSVVPVKRSHSVCAQGGINGAVNTKGEGDSPAEHFDDTVYGGDFLANQPPVKAMCEAAPGIIHLMDRMGVMFNRTPEGLLDFRRFGGTQHSRTAFAGATTGQQLLYALDEQVRRHEVRGLVKKYEGWEFLSAIIDDERVCRGIVAQHLSTSEVLQFKADAVIIATGGPGIIFGKSTNSMINTGFAAAKLYEQGVYYANGEFIQIHPTAIPGDDKLRLMSESARGEGGRVWTYKDGKPWYFLEEKYPAYGNLVPRDIATREIFDVCVNQKLGINGENMVYLDLSHKDPKELDIKLGGIMEIYEKFMGDDPRKLPMKIFPGVHYSMGGLWVDYNQMTNIPGLFAAGEVDYSQHGANRLGANSLLSAIYGGMVAGPKAVQYISGLEKSAEDVSEAIFERHVKEEESKFSSILKMDGTENAYQLHKELGEWMTDNVTVVRENKRLLKTDEKITELMERYKNININDTASWSNQGVAFTRQLGGMLNLARVITLGAYNRNESRGAHYKPEFPERNDEDWMKTTKAKFDATNNAPVFEYEEIDVSLIKPRKRDYTTKKKVSE, encoded by the coding sequence ATGAGTAAAGGGAAAATTGTAATCGTTGGTGGTGGCCTAGCAGGTTTAATGGCTACTATTAAAGCAGCTGAAGCTGGGGTTCAAGTTGATTTATTTTCGGTTGTACCAGTTAAACGTTCTCACTCTGTATGTGCCCAAGGTGGTATAAACGGAGCTGTAAATACAAAAGGTGAAGGCGATTCGCCTGCAGAACACTTTGATGACACAGTATATGGTGGTGATTTCTTAGCAAACCAACCACCAGTAAAAGCGATGTGTGAAGCTGCACCTGGTATTATTCATTTAATGGATCGTATGGGAGTAATGTTTAACCGTACACCAGAAGGATTGTTAGATTTCCGTCGTTTTGGTGGAACGCAACATTCACGGACCGCATTTGCTGGAGCAACAACTGGTCAACAGCTTCTATATGCGCTAGACGAACAAGTTCGCCGCCATGAGGTAAGAGGGTTAGTAAAGAAATATGAAGGTTGGGAGTTTTTATCTGCAATTATCGATGACGAAAGAGTATGTCGAGGAATTGTAGCTCAACATTTATCTACTTCTGAAGTTCTACAGTTTAAAGCGGATGCAGTTATTATTGCAACAGGTGGCCCTGGAATTATCTTCGGGAAATCAACCAATTCAATGATTAACACTGGATTTGCAGCAGCTAAGCTTTATGAACAGGGTGTTTACTACGCTAATGGTGAATTTATTCAAATACATCCAACAGCCATTCCTGGGGATGACAAACTTCGTCTTATGAGTGAATCTGCACGAGGAGAAGGTGGACGTGTTTGGACCTATAAAGACGGTAAGCCTTGGTACTTCTTAGAAGAAAAATATCCTGCTTACGGTAACCTTGTACCGCGTGATATTGCGACAAGGGAGATTTTTGATGTCTGTGTTAACCAAAAACTAGGAATTAATGGTGAAAACATGGTATACCTAGACCTTTCACATAAAGATCCTAAAGAACTAGACATTAAACTAGGTGGAATTATGGAAATTTACGAAAAGTTTATGGGTGATGACCCACGTAAATTACCTATGAAAATTTTCCCAGGTGTTCATTACTCAATGGGTGGATTATGGGTAGATTATAACCAAATGACTAATATCCCTGGGTTATTTGCAGCAGGTGAGGTTGATTACTCACAGCATGGTGCAAACAGACTAGGTGCAAACTCTCTTCTTTCAGCTATCTATGGAGGTATGGTTGCTGGCCCTAAGGCAGTACAATATATCTCTGGTTTAGAGAAATCTGCAGAGGACGTATCAGAAGCAATTTTCGAAAGACATGTCAAAGAAGAAGAGTCTAAATTCTCTTCTATTCTAAAAATGGATGGCACAGAAAATGCTTACCAGCTTCACAAAGAGCTAGGAGAGTGGATGACTGATAATGTTACTGTTGTTCGTGAAAATAAGCGTCTCTTAAAAACTGACGAGAAAATCACTGAGCTTATGGAGCGCTATAAAAATATTAACATTAATGATACTGCTAGTTGGAGCAATCAAGGTGTTGCGTTTACACGTCAGTTAGGTGGTATGTTAAATTTAGCTCGTGTAATTACTCTTGGTGCCTATAACCGTAACGAAAGTCGTGGTGCTCATTACAAACCAGAATTCCCTGAGCGTAATGATGAAGATTGGATGAAGACAACGAAGGCAAAGTTCGATGCTACGAATAATGCTCCTGTGTTTGAATATGAGGAAATTGACGTTTCATTAATCAAACCACGTAAACGTGACTACACCACTAAAAAGAAAGTGAGTGAATAA
- a CDS encoding MarR family winged helix-turn-helix transcriptional regulator: MVENKNKEIDQVAHIEKSIRMIADVVKQKGREILTQFPITPPQFVALQWLHEFGDMTIGELSSKMYLACSTTTDLVDRMEKNELVERVKDTNDRRVVRIHLLEKGATIIQEVIKKRQEYLSDVLKHLSIEEVNVLEQNLSHLYAEMKRE; the protein is encoded by the coding sequence ATGGTAGAGAATAAAAACAAAGAGATCGATCAGGTAGCACACATTGAAAAATCAATAAGAATGATTGCAGATGTAGTTAAACAAAAAGGTCGGGAAATTTTAACACAGTTCCCGATAACTCCGCCACAGTTTGTAGCATTACAATGGCTTCATGAATTTGGCGACATGACAATTGGTGAACTTTCATCAAAAATGTACTTAGCGTGTAGTACGACTACAGACCTTGTAGATCGTATGGAAAAAAATGAACTTGTAGAACGAGTGAAGGATACGAACGATCGACGTGTTGTTCGAATACATTTACTAGAAAAGGGCGCTACAATCATCCAGGAAGTAATTAAGAAGCGACAAGAATATCTGAGCGATGTCCTAAAACATTTATCAATTGAAGAGGTAAATGTTCTTGAACAGAACCTAAGTCATCTGTACGCCGAAATGAAAAGAGAATAG
- the racE gene encoding glutamate racemase, whose amino-acid sequence MNRAVGVIDSGIGGLTVVKEMLRQLPKEEILYIGDTARCPYGPRPQHEVRQFTWEMINYLLDKEIKMLVIACNTATAVVLEEARAKLDIPVVGVIHPGAISALKVTKNDHVGVIGTIGTINSEAYKNTLLSINNKIKVESLACPAFVPLVERGIFNGAEAYEVVKESLRPLRGTDIDTLILGCTHYPLLSTVIQEVMGDNVDIISSGDETAREVSALLYHKQLLYTGNRKPNHTFYTTGEEIHFKNFAQGWLETTIPFVTTISLT is encoded by the coding sequence TTGAATAGAGCTGTTGGTGTAATAGATTCTGGAATTGGCGGCTTAACGGTTGTAAAAGAAATGTTAAGACAGCTTCCAAAAGAAGAGATCTTATATATCGGGGATACTGCAAGGTGCCCGTATGGTCCTAGACCACAACATGAAGTAAGGCAGTTTACGTGGGAAATGATTAATTATTTACTAGACAAAGAGATAAAAATGCTTGTTATTGCTTGCAATACGGCAACAGCCGTTGTCTTAGAGGAAGCAAGAGCTAAGCTGGATATCCCCGTTGTTGGTGTCATTCATCCGGGGGCGATTTCCGCTTTAAAGGTTACCAAGAATGATCATGTTGGTGTGATTGGGACAATAGGTACAATAAATAGTGAGGCTTATAAAAATACGTTATTAAGCATCAATAATAAAATAAAAGTGGAAAGTTTGGCATGCCCAGCGTTTGTTCCGCTTGTTGAACGGGGGATTTTTAACGGTGCGGAAGCTTATGAAGTCGTAAAAGAAAGTTTACGACCCCTTCGAGGCACTGACATTGATACGCTAATTTTAGGCTGCACTCATTATCCACTTTTGAGTACGGTTATCCAAGAAGTGATGGGTGACAATGTTGATATTATCTCCTCAGGTGACGAAACTGCTAGAGAAGTAAGTGCGTTACTTTATCATAAGCAATTGCTCTATACTGGAAATAGAAAACCTAACCACACCTTTTATACTACAGGTGAAGAAATTCACTTTAAAAACTTCGCCCAAGGCTGGTTGGAAACGACAATTCCATTTGTGACAACAATATCACTTACGTAA
- a CDS encoding succinate dehydrogenase cytochrome b558 subunit produces the protein MAGNREFFLRKLHSLLGVIPVGLFLIVHLTVNYFATYGEESYNKATHFMESLPFRYVLEIFVIFLPILFHAIYGLYIAFQAKHNTGTYSYFRNWMFRLQRSSGVITVIFLAWHVWETRVAAALGATVDFNMMANIVANPYILAFYIVGIVAATFHFANGLWSFFVTWGITITPRSQLISSYVTLGVFVALTFMGVRAILAFI, from the coding sequence ATGGCCGGTAACCGAGAGTTTTTCTTACGTAAATTGCACTCTTTATTAGGAGTTATTCCAGTAGGGCTTTTCTTAATTGTTCACTTAACGGTGAATTATTTTGCGACATATGGTGAGGAAAGTTATAACAAAGCAACTCATTTTATGGAGAGCTTACCATTCCGTTATGTATTAGAGATTTTTGTTATTTTCCTACCAATTCTGTTTCACGCAATCTATGGGTTATACATTGCCTTCCAAGCGAAACATAACACAGGTACATATAGTTACTTTAGAAACTGGATGTTCAGACTTCAAAGATCTTCAGGTGTCATCACTGTAATTTTCTTAGCGTGGCATGTGTGGGAAACAAGAGTTGCTGCTGCACTTGGAGCAACTGTTGACTTTAACATGATGGCTAACATTGTTGCTAATCCATATATTTTAGCATTCTATATCGTTGGTATCGTTGCAGCAACGTTCCATTTCGCTAATGGATTATGGTCATTTTTTGTTACTTGGGGAATCACAATTACTCCTCGATCACAGCTAATCTCATCATACGTTACTCTAGGTGTATTTGTAGCGTTAACGTTTATGGGAGTTCGTGCAATCTTAGCATTTATCTAG
- a CDS encoding thioesterase family protein encodes MKNIAYIENFEDWANSFTYSYPVKVRFSETDLFGHLNNTKVFVFFEEGRIEFFKEIGVMQQWLTRGGEGIPVTSDLQCNYLRQIYFDDRLDVFVKIHSIGQTSVDLHYLIKNQHGDICITGRGRMVQVHKKTGKSIEWDEVIKNKLHSSTTSANI; translated from the coding sequence ATGAAAAATATAGCTTATATTGAAAACTTTGAGGATTGGGCTAATAGTTTTACTTATTCATATCCTGTTAAAGTTCGCTTTTCTGAAACAGATTTATTTGGTCATTTAAATAATACCAAGGTGTTTGTTTTCTTTGAGGAAGGTCGTATAGAGTTTTTTAAAGAAATAGGGGTCATGCAACAGTGGCTAACTCGTGGTGGAGAAGGAATTCCTGTTACCTCTGATTTGCAGTGTAATTACTTACGGCAAATTTACTTCGATGATCGTTTAGATGTCTTTGTTAAGATTCATTCAATTGGACAAACATCGGTGGATTTGCACTATTTGATCAAAAATCAACATGGGGATATTTGTATTACAGGAAGAGGAAGAATGGTACAAGTTCATAAGAAAACAGGCAAATCGATCGAATGGGATGAAGTAATCAAAAATAAACTTCACTCTTCAACAACATCAGCAAATATTTAA
- the sdhB gene encoding succinate dehydrogenase iron-sulfur subunit gives MSSKTIRFEITRQADTSSTSYIEKFEIPYRENMNVISALMEIRRNPVNSEGHKTTPITWDMVCLEEVCGACSMVINGKPRQSCTALIDQLEQPIRLEPMRTFPVVRDLLVDRTRMFESLKKVKAWIPIDGTYDLGPGPRMAESKRQWAYELSKCMTCGVCLEACPNVNSKSPFIGPAPLSQVRLFNSHPTGEMNKAERLETIMGEGGLTNCGNSQNCVQACPKGIPLTTSIAALNRDTTIQSFKNFFGSDNNI, from the coding sequence ATGAGCTCAAAAACCATTCGATTTGAAATCACTCGACAAGCGGATACAAGTTCTACGTCATATATAGAGAAATTTGAAATACCGTATCGTGAGAATATGAATGTTATTTCAGCTCTTATGGAGATTCGCCGAAATCCCGTTAACTCTGAAGGACATAAAACGACCCCAATTACTTGGGACATGGTCTGTCTTGAAGAAGTATGTGGAGCCTGTTCAATGGTTATTAATGGAAAGCCTAGACAATCATGTACTGCGCTAATAGACCAATTAGAACAACCAATTCGTTTAGAGCCAATGCGTACATTCCCAGTTGTTCGCGATTTACTAGTAGATCGAACTAGAATGTTCGAATCGTTAAAGAAAGTAAAGGCTTGGATTCCAATTGATGGTACTTATGATTTAGGTCCTGGTCCAAGAATGGCAGAAAGTAAGCGCCAATGGGCTTATGAGCTATCAAAATGTATGACATGTGGAGTTTGTTTAGAGGCTTGTCCAAATGTTAACAGTAAATCTCCTTTCATTGGTCCAGCACCGCTTTCACAAGTTCGTCTCTTTAATTCACATCCAACAGGAGAAATGAACAAAGCTGAACGATTGGAAACTATTATGGGAGAAGGCGGCTTAACGAACTGTGGGAACTCACAAAACTGTGTTCAAGCATGTCCGAAAGGAATACCACTAACAACGTCAATTGCTGCTCTTAACCGTGACACGACAATTCAATCATTTAAAAACTTCTTTGGAAGTGACAACAATATTTAA